A DNA window from Daucus carota subsp. sativus chromosome 3, DH1 v3.0, whole genome shotgun sequence contains the following coding sequences:
- the LOC108213045 gene encoding phosphatidylglycerophosphate phosphatase PTPMT2 gives MKIQDLHDVTADTNVKAVVDAKRVLVGAGARILFYPTLLYNVFRNRVEPEFRWWDEIDQFLLLGAVPFPGDVPKLKLLGVGGVITLNEAYETLVPTELFKACGIDHLVIPTRDYLFAPSFADINRAVDFIHRNASCGKTTYVHCKAGRGRSTTVVLCYLVEYKHMTPATALEYVRSRRPRVLLAPSQWKAVKEFKQHRLASKAQSPSRDAVMITKEDLEGYHSFCAADAQKKLAIVTRATRTSPVIARLSCLFASLKVSGGDTTISRQLNEAHAC, from the exons ATGAAGATCCAGGATTTACATGATGTTACTGCAGACACAAATGTGAAAGCTGTGGTTGATGCAAAGCGAGTTTTAGTTGGAGCTGGCGCTCGGATCCTGTTTTACCCTACTCTGCTTTACAATGTTTTTCGAAACAGGGTTGAACCTGAGTTCAGATGGTGGGATGAGATTGACCAG tttcttCTATTGGGAGCTGTTCCATTTCCTGGAGATGTTCCGAAGCTGAAGCTACTTGGTGTTGGGGGAGTCATAACACTTAATGAAGCTTATGAAACTTTGGTTCCCACCGAATTGTTCAAG GCTTGTGGAATAGACCACCTGGTGATCCCGACCAGAGACTACCTCTTTGCCCCTTCATTTGCTGACATCAACCGTGCAGTGGATTTTATTCACA GAAATGCATCGTGCGGTAAGACTACTTATGTCCACTGCAAAGCTGGCAGGGGAAGGAGCACAACCGTAGTTCTTTGCTATTTG GTGGAGTATAAGCATATGACTCCTGCCACTGCACTCGAATATGTGCGTTCCAGAAGACCTAGAGTGCTCTTGGCCCCCTCTCAATGGAAA GCAGTTAAAGAATTCAAGCAGCATCGGTTAGCTTCCAAGGCGCAGTCTCCTTCAAGGGATGCTGTAATGATCACAAAAGAAGACCTGGAAGGCTATCATAGCTTTTGCGCTGCTGATGCTCAAAAGAAGCTGGCAATTGTGACCAGAGCGACAAGAACGAGTCCTGTGATTGCAAGATTATCATGCCTTTTCGCATCCTTAAAAGTTTCTGGTGGCGACACAACCATTTCCAGACAGCTGAATGAAGCACATGCCTGTTAA